A section of the Pedobacter sp. HDW13 genome encodes:
- a CDS encoding ABC transporter ATP-binding protein — protein sequence MSNYAIETVGLNFNFGNQAIVKDLSLQVPKGSIYGFLGPNGAGKTTTIKILLNLLQSPSDQVFIFGKEINHNRIAILKRVGALVEQPAIYGHLSGKENLINRCILLGIRKSKASEMLALVGLTDAADKKSSKYSLGMKQRLGIALALVSDPELLLLDEPTNGLDPNGIIEVRNLMIELAAKHHKTILVSSHLLAEIERTATHVGIINKGQLLFQGTIDELHLLSKPVLEIDVNDIERASALLLKSGYEIVNQTDKKITIPFTSAQHSAALNTLLVQNGFMVSSLYQQRKDLENLFLDITNNN from the coding sequence ATGAGTAATTACGCTATCGAAACTGTTGGCTTAAATTTTAACTTCGGCAATCAGGCCATTGTAAAAGATCTTTCGCTACAAGTACCAAAAGGCAGTATTTACGGTTTTTTAGGCCCCAACGGTGCCGGTAAAACCACTACCATTAAAATATTGCTAAACCTCTTACAATCGCCATCCGACCAGGTATTTATTTTCGGCAAGGAGATTAACCACAACCGCATAGCCATATTAAAACGTGTAGGTGCTCTGGTAGAGCAACCTGCCATTTATGGCCACTTAAGCGGTAAAGAAAATTTAATAAACCGCTGTATTTTACTCGGTATAAGAAAAAGCAAGGCCAGTGAAATGCTAGCCCTTGTTGGTTTAACCGATGCTGCCGATAAAAAGTCAAGCAAATATTCGCTAGGCATGAAACAGCGTCTGGGCATTGCTCTTGCGCTGGTTTCAGATCCCGAACTGCTTTTGCTCGATGAGCCTACCAATGGTCTCGATCCGAACGGCATTATCGAAGTGCGTAACCTCATGATAGAGCTTGCGGCAAAACACCATAAAACAATTCTGGTTTCGAGCCATTTGCTGGCCGAAATAGAAAGAACAGCCACCCATGTTGGCATTATAAACAAAGGGCAATTGTTATTTCAAGGCACTATCGATGAACTTCATTTACTAAGCAAGCCCGTGCTCGAAATCGATGTAAACGATATCGAAAGAGCAAGCGCTCTGCTATTAAAGTCGGGCTACGAAATTGTAAACCAAACCGATAAAAAGATCACAATTCCTTTTACTTCGGCTCAGCATAGTGCAGCATTAAATACCTTGCTGGTGCAAAATGGCTTTATGGTTAGCAGCTTATATCAACAGCGAAAAGACCTCGAAAATTTATTCCTCGATATTACCAACAACAACTAA
- a CDS encoding sensor histidine kinase, producing the protein MQQKFEAEMLQARVEVQDQTMQSIATELHDNVGQLLSLTTLTLNSVNLSDEIKAKKKIENSLELVNKSIKELRELAKLLHGEQLVENGIGHAIDQEISWLSKSGAYTIKVNNTLSDSGYSSPDKDLIILRLLQEIINNIIKHAQATQIQIDAHLKTGKLSLIVQENGVGFNPDEIKAKKSGMGLNSIYKRIEMINGKLTLNSAPGEGTSTSIEIPYP; encoded by the coding sequence ATGCAGCAGAAATTCGAAGCCGAAATGCTGCAGGCCCGTGTTGAGGTACAAGACCAAACCATGCAGAGCATTGCTACTGAACTGCACGATAATGTGGGTCAGCTGCTCAGTCTTACTACGCTTACCCTTAACTCGGTAAATTTATCCGATGAAATTAAAGCCAAAAAGAAAATAGAAAATTCGCTCGAGCTGGTTAACAAATCCATTAAAGAACTGAGAGAACTGGCTAAACTTTTACATGGCGAGCAGCTGGTAGAAAACGGTATTGGCCATGCTATCGACCAGGAAATTAGCTGGCTAAGCAAGAGCGGAGCCTATACCATTAAGGTTAACAATACCCTATCGGATTCGGGTTACAGCTCACCAGATAAAGACCTGATTATTCTCCGTTTACTTCAGGAAATTATTAACAACATTATTAAACACGCGCAGGCTACCCAGATACAGATCGATGCGCATCTTAAAACAGGCAAACTCAGCCTGATTGTACAAGAAAATGGTGTTGGTTTTAATCCCGATGAAATTAAAGCAAAGAAATCGGGAATGGGCCTTAATTCTATTTATAAAAGAATTGAGATGATCAATGGAAAATTAACACTAAATTCGGCACCAGGAGAGGGTACTTCAACTTCAATAGAAATCCCCTATCCTTAA
- a CDS encoding M20/M25/M40 family metallo-hydrolase, with the protein MMDQGAPLTSGTKADFARYADSTLAQMAAAKPQAAGPRQRPAGGPMADRMAQMMKMREVRAAMNAMLVEEKVGLILTYARGGQGTFFTSNGASYALDAKPVSPELEVAAEDFLHILRLLRAGKPVEVEADIKTSFYDQDPKGYNVIAEIPGTDKKLKDEVVMIGGHFDSWHAATGATDNAAGSAVMMEAMRILKAIDFKPKRTIRIALWSSEEQGLFGSRGYVAKHFGDPKTMVLTPDQKKISAYYNLDNGTGKIRGVYLQGNAAAGPIFQNWLNPFNDLGATTVTINNTGGTDHQAFDAVGIPGFQFIQDPADYNTRTHHSNMDTYDRLVEDDLKQAATIIASFVYNTSQREAQIPRKELPAPQPARP; encoded by the coding sequence ATGATGGATCAAGGCGCCCCTTTAACCAGTGGTACCAAGGCCGATTTTGCACGCTATGCCGATTCTACTTTGGCCCAAATGGCCGCTGCAAAACCCCAGGCTGCAGGCCCAAGACAACGCCCTGCTGGCGGACCAATGGCCGATAGAATGGCACAAATGATGAAAATGCGCGAAGTACGTGCTGCCATGAATGCCATGTTGGTTGAAGAAAAAGTTGGATTGATCTTAACTTATGCCCGTGGCGGACAAGGAACCTTTTTTACAAGTAATGGAGCGTCTTACGCTTTAGATGCTAAACCCGTATCGCCTGAACTGGAAGTAGCAGCAGAAGATTTTTTACATATATTACGTCTTTTACGCGCAGGCAAACCAGTAGAAGTTGAAGCAGATATTAAAACCTCTTTTTATGATCAGGATCCGAAAGGCTACAACGTAATTGCAGAGATACCAGGTACCGATAAAAAATTAAAAGATGAAGTGGTAATGATTGGTGGCCATTTCGATTCGTGGCATGCCGCAACTGGTGCTACCGATAACGCTGCCGGCTCTGCCGTAATGATGGAAGCTATGCGCATTTTAAAAGCAATCGATTTTAAGCCTAAACGCACTATCCGTATTGCCCTGTGGAGTTCGGAAGAGCAGGGTTTATTTGGTTCGAGAGGTTATGTGGCCAAACATTTCGGCGATCCAAAAACAATGGTATTAACCCCCGATCAGAAAAAAATATCAGCCTATTACAATCTCGATAACGGAACCGGAAAAATACGCGGTGTTTATTTACAGGGCAATGCAGCAGCTGGGCCTATTTTTCAAAACTGGTTAAATCCATTTAACGATTTGGGCGCAACTACTGTTACCATTAACAATACTGGCGGTACCGATCACCAGGCCTTTGATGCTGTAGGCATCCCGGGGTTTCAGTTTATCCAGGATCCTGCCGATTACAATACCCGTACACACCATAGCAATATGGATACTTATGACAGACTGGTGGAAGACGACCTGAAACAAGCTGCAACCATTATTGCTTCTTTCGTTTATAACACCTCACAACGCGAAGCACAAATCCCAAGAAAAGAGCTTCCCGCACCACAGCCGGCAAGGCCATAA
- a CDS encoding ABC transporter permease, with protein sequence MRSLYISLVSEFYKSKKTLAFWAAILLPLIICGLITFGFYSSSEKILNFHYPPMVLWAQYSGAALGVMGMLVMPFYVIFMAFSVNNIEHKNDTWKTLFAQPLNKLSIYAAKYLYAVGLIFISLFLFAVLTYGFGHLLQVLVPKYNFNQYDPSGILINAYTKLFLSSLGILSLQFILSLVWADFLKPMGIGFVGTIMGIITANVGWKYAYLIPYCLPTLSLKVTKIKKGVDPLDFPVFTQEIWTSLIYALILFIVGYFIVSKKSIK encoded by the coding sequence ATGCGCTCTTTATACATCTCGTTAGTATCCGAATTTTACAAATCGAAGAAAACCCTCGCTTTTTGGGCAGCTATATTGCTACCGTTAATCATTTGTGGACTCATTACTTTTGGTTTTTACTCCAGTTCAGAAAAGATTTTAAACTTTCACTACCCTCCAATGGTGTTGTGGGCACAGTACAGTGGTGCAGCACTTGGTGTAATGGGTATGTTGGTCATGCCATTCTATGTCATATTTATGGCTTTTTCGGTAAATAATATCGAACATAAAAACGATACCTGGAAAACCCTGTTTGCACAACCTTTAAACAAGCTTTCTATTTATGCCGCGAAATACCTGTACGCAGTAGGATTAATATTTATCTCGTTGTTTTTATTTGCCGTACTTACCTATGGTTTTGGTCATTTGCTTCAAGTACTTGTACCTAAATACAACTTCAATCAATACGATCCATCGGGTATTTTAATCAATGCTTACACCAAATTATTCCTATCATCACTAGGCATTTTATCGCTGCAGTTTATCCTTAGTTTAGTATGGGCCGATTTTCTTAAACCCATGGGGATAGGCTTTGTTGGCACTATTATGGGCATTATTACCGCCAATGTAGGTTGGAAATATGCTTACTTAATCCCTTATTGCCTGCCAACCCTATCCTTAAAGGTAACTAAAATAAAAAAAGGAGTTGATCCTTTAGATTTTCCTGTTTTTACACAAGAAATATGGACCAGCTTAATTTACGCGCTTATCCTGTTTATCGTCGGTTATTTCATTGTGAGCAAAAAGAGCATTAAATAG
- a CDS encoding response regulator transcription factor, translated as MINNILLQENHNAISEREVEIVHLLSMGYNSKEIGEMLFISEHTVNTHRRNMVRKLDLRNSYQLIVWAFKERILSL; from the coding sequence ATGATAAATAATATCCTACTTCAGGAAAATCATAACGCAATAAGCGAAAGAGAAGTTGAAATAGTACATCTGTTATCAATGGGTTACAACAGTAAAGAAATTGGCGAAATGCTTTTTATAAGCGAGCATACCGTTAATACACATAGAAGAAATATGGTGAGGAAACTCGATTTAAGAAATTCGTACCAATTGATTGTATGGGCATTTAAAGAAAGAATATTATCCCTTTAG